A genomic segment from uncultured Erythrobacter sp. encodes:
- a CDS encoding sigma-54 dependent transcriptional regulator, which yields MADIDCHPEAQEDARIVMLIDDEPAQSRLITAIAARDGWRTIVASDAETAIAMLGTREGMQLSAILLDQWVPGDDACQLIAELKSRRPALPILMLTTSASPLLAVEAMRAGASDYLVKPVSPDRLMEALRTVTTREAPRDELAPLTEKMSASLDFDAMIGTAPQFRAALAQAAKAARGHGHVLIEGETGTGKEMLMRAMHGASPRSKEALRTINLASVPPGSIDSVLFGHEPGSFPGAFDRQIGAFQHCDGGTLILDEIDRLTPVLQQRLAEALDSGIIRPVGASYGFRVDVRLLVTSNVGLERMVQAGQFDAGLAAKLGVTRIVLPPLRDRTGDIPALTRHFLARIGEQPGLNHLSVSDSALALLAAYDWPGNVRQLQSVLFRAAVYCESNSLGADSFPQLSEMLGEQGSVTVASAHEGVGIMLYTDDGNLRPLEEIEADVIRLAIGHYRGRMTEVARRLGIGRSTLYRKLSDLGIDNAA from the coding sequence ATGGCGGATATTGATTGCCACCCCGAAGCGCAGGAAGACGCGCGAATCGTCATGCTCATCGATGACGAGCCGGCACAGTCGCGCCTCATCACCGCGATTGCCGCGCGTGATGGCTGGCGCACGATCGTCGCTTCGGATGCAGAGACCGCGATTGCGATGCTCGGCACGCGCGAGGGGATGCAGCTCTCCGCGATCCTGCTCGACCAGTGGGTGCCGGGTGACGATGCCTGCCAGCTTATCGCCGAGCTCAAATCGCGCCGACCAGCCCTGCCGATTCTGATGCTGACCACCAGCGCCTCGCCGCTGCTGGCCGTGGAAGCTATGCGGGCTGGCGCGAGCGATTATCTGGTGAAGCCGGTATCGCCCGACCGCCTGATGGAAGCGCTGCGGACGGTCACCACCCGCGAAGCGCCGCGCGATGAACTCGCGCCGCTGACCGAGAAGATGTCCGCCAGCCTCGATTTCGATGCGATGATCGGCACTGCTCCGCAATTCCGCGCTGCGCTGGCGCAGGCCGCGAAGGCCGCGCGCGGGCATGGTCATGTGCTAATCGAGGGCGAAACCGGCACCGGCAAGGAAATGCTGATGCGCGCGATGCACGGTGCGTCACCGCGCTCTAAGGAAGCCCTGCGGACCATCAACCTCGCCTCGGTCCCACCCGGATCCATCGATTCTGTGCTGTTTGGCCATGAACCCGGCAGTTTTCCCGGTGCCTTCGACCGCCAGATCGGCGCGTTCCAGCATTGCGATGGCGGGACGCTGATCCTCGATGAGATCGACCGCCTGACGCCGGTGCTGCAACAACGCCTCGCCGAAGCGCTCGACAGCGGGATCATCCGGCCGGTTGGCGCAAGCTACGGTTTCCGCGTCGATGTGCGGTTGCTGGTGACGAGCAATGTCGGGCTTGAGCGAATGGTGCAGGCCGGACAGTTCGACGCTGGCCTCGCCGCAAAGCTGGGCGTGACCCGCATCGTGTTGCCGCCTTTGCGCGACCGCACCGGTGATATTCCGGCGTTGACCCGCCACTTCCTCGCTCGCATTGGCGAGCAGCCGGGTCTCAACCACCTTTCCGTCTCCGACTCTGCGCTGGCGCTGCTCGCTGCCTACGACTGGCCTGGCAACGTCCGCCAGCTGCAATCGGTTCTGTTCCGTGCCGCGGTCTATTGCGAGAGCAATTCGCTGGGTGCCGACAGCTTCCCGCAATTGTCCGAAATGCTCGGCGAACAGGGCAGCGTCACTGTCGCGAGCGCGCATGAGGGCGTTGGCATCATGCTCTACACCGACGACGGCAATCTGCGTCCGCTGGAAGAGATCGAGGCTGACGTGATCCGCCTCGCCATCGGCCATTATCGCGGACGCATGACCGAAGTCGCTCGGCGCTTGGGCATCGGACGCTCGACGCTCTACCGCAAGCTTTCCGATCTCGGGATTGATAACGCGGCTTGA
- a CDS encoding SDR family oxidoreductase, producing MTAIQDFAGRSALVTGAASGIGAACAKALAARGATTLFLVDVDGTGLDALDLPGDVHRIVGSVADEALWQDIEPQLAGLDHAIVNAGIGSGGPIASVSLAEWRKVMAVNLDGAFMTLASSLRAMQAKGGSAVVVASTTGLKPIAGIGPYGVAKAAVAHMARIAALENARNNIRVNAIAPGGVDTAIWESGEDFQRSVAAIGREATLKAMAKTTPLGRFASSEEMADSILYLLSDAASNITGHVMVSDGGFTL from the coding sequence ATGACAGCAATTCAGGATTTCGCCGGACGCTCGGCGCTTGTCACCGGTGCCGCATCGGGAATCGGCGCGGCCTGCGCCAAGGCACTGGCTGCGCGCGGTGCAACGACCTTGTTTCTGGTCGATGTCGACGGCACCGGGCTCGACGCGCTCGATCTTCCGGGCGACGTGCATCGCATTGTCGGTAGCGTGGCCGACGAGGCGCTTTGGCAGGACATAGAGCCGCAATTAGCGGGTCTAGACCATGCCATTGTCAACGCAGGGATCGGTTCAGGTGGACCCATCGCGAGCGTCTCTCTGGCCGAATGGCGCAAGGTCATGGCAGTCAATCTCGACGGCGCGTTCATGACCCTCGCCTCCTCGCTACGGGCCATGCAAGCGAAAGGCGGCAGCGCCGTGGTGGTCGCTTCGACAACGGGTCTGAAGCCGATTGCCGGCATCGGTCCCTATGGCGTCGCCAAGGCCGCGGTCGCCCACATGGCGCGGATCGCCGCGCTCGAAAACGCCAGAAACAACATCCGCGTCAACGCGATCGCTCCCGGCGGAGTCGACACCGCGATCTGGGAAAGCGGCGAAGACTTCCAGCGCTCCGTCGCCGCCATCGGGCGAGAAGCGACCCTGAAGGCGATGGCCAAGACCACGCCTTTGGGCCGTTTCGCCTCGTCCGAGGAAATGGCCGACAGCATTCTTTACCTGCTGAGCGATGCCGCTTCCAACATCACCGGCCACGTCATGGTGTCGGACGGCGGATTTACTCTCTGA
- a CDS encoding alkaline phosphatase D family protein, giving the protein MRRSQSLLATTALLAAAIMPAPLMAHDDEPAPSSKAPVAVSLTPDQLLAPYYEALRQQVVMPVAGPNPALAANTTLTRIAVGSCNHQNAPQHMWAQIASANPQLFLMIGDNVYGDNGWDADAGLESLRSAYALQASHPEFAGFRAKVPMMATWDDHDFGLNDAGGNFPMRRWGETLFETFWGSSDAVRSRPGVYESNITGPEGKRVQVILLDTRFFRSDLKRAAWTKDRPPLGSYLPDESLDKTMLGDEQWAWLEQELAKPADLRIVVSSTQVITTAHQFEGWTNMPVERNRLLELLKGREASGLVILSGDRHAAGIYKTAHKGETMWELTSSSLNLSFGSDNDRSTAREPDDARVTKFFSEENYGLVDIDWKAKALTMTLKNSTSATLAEQRFTW; this is encoded by the coding sequence ATGCGCCGTTCCCAGTCGCTGCTTGCTACCACCGCCCTCCTTGCCGCCGCGATCATGCCTGCGCCGCTGATGGCGCATGATGACGAGCCTGCACCGTCAAGCAAGGCTCCGGTCGCAGTCAGTCTGACGCCCGATCAGCTGCTCGCCCCCTACTACGAGGCGCTGCGTCAGCAGGTCGTGATGCCGGTCGCAGGGCCGAACCCCGCGCTCGCCGCCAACACCACGCTGACCCGCATCGCGGTCGGCAGCTGTAACCATCAGAACGCGCCCCAGCATATGTGGGCGCAGATCGCCTCGGCCAATCCGCAGCTGTTCCTGATGATCGGCGACAATGTCTATGGCGACAACGGCTGGGATGCCGACGCCGGACTTGAGAGCCTGCGTTCGGCCTATGCCTTGCAGGCCTCGCACCCTGAATTTGCCGGATTCCGCGCGAAGGTGCCGATGATGGCGACGTGGGACGACCACGATTTCGGCCTCAATGACGCTGGCGGCAATTTCCCGATGCGCCGCTGGGGCGAGACGCTGTTCGAGACCTTCTGGGGATCGTCCGATGCCGTCCGTTCGCGCCCCGGCGTTTATGAAAGCAACATCACCGGCCCGGAAGGCAAGCGGGTGCAGGTGATCCTGCTCGACACGCGCTTTTTCCGGTCTGACCTGAAGCGCGCCGCCTGGACCAAGGACCGGCCGCCGCTCGGCAGCTATCTGCCTGATGAAAGCCTCGACAAGACCATGCTGGGCGATGAGCAATGGGCGTGGCTGGAGCAGGAGCTGGCCAAGCCGGCCGATCTGCGGATCGTGGTGTCCTCGACCCAAGTGATCACCACCGCGCACCAATTCGAAGGCTGGACGAACATGCCGGTGGAACGCAACCGACTGCTTGAGCTGCTCAAGGGCCGCGAAGCGAGCGGGCTGGTGATCCTGTCGGGTGATCGCCATGCTGCGGGCATCTACAAGACGGCGCACAAGGGCGAGACGATGTGGGAGCTGACCAGCTCCTCGCTCAACCTGTCGTTTGGCAGCGACAATGATCGCAGCACTGCGCGCGAACCTGATGATGCGCGGGTGACGAAGTTCTTCTCGGAGGAGAATTACGGCCTCGTCGATATCGACTGGAAGGCCAAAGCGCTCACCATGACGCTCAAGAACAGCACCAGCGCGACGCTGGCGGAGCAGCGCTTCACATGGTGA
- the folP gene encoding dihydropteroate synthase — translation MTDKAYLHPLTLVPGPQAVEGEAMRLGGSMAYAREFALVLRDGGAVAERIVGTPKEIEAALARLSGPLAQDAAAQWANLTKAHAPLQLGSRTIRLDQPQIMGILNVTPDSFSDGGQHDAIEAGRAHAAAMLEAGAAIIDIGGESTRPGAAATFEDEEIRRIVPAVEYCASMGAAISLDTRRAGVLAAGLAAGAHMANDVSALRYDPRSIEVVASAACPVILMHAPGAGEDLHAGGTYVDVVSEVLDFLKSARARAIAAGIAEDRIILDPGIGFGKSLAENLALLNALPLFHALGSPLMLGASRKRMIGALSVEESADQRLAGSIALAVKGMEAGVHLLRVHDVAETVQARNVWRGLRDAALTDFSALPMM, via the coding sequence ATGACGGATAAAGCCTATCTCCACCCGCTGACGCTTGTCCCCGGCCCGCAGGCCGTGGAGGGCGAGGCGATGCGGCTCGGCGGCTCGATGGCCTATGCGCGCGAGTTTGCGCTGGTGCTGCGCGACGGCGGGGCGGTGGCCGAGCGAATTGTCGGCACGCCCAAAGAGATCGAGGCGGCGCTGGCGCGGCTGTCAGGCCCACTTGCGCAGGATGCGGCGGCGCAGTGGGCCAACCTCACCAAAGCCCACGCGCCCCTCCAACTCGGCAGTCGCACTATCCGGCTGGATCAGCCTCAGATCATGGGCATTCTCAACGTCACACCCGATAGCTTCTCCGACGGCGGCCAACACGACGCCATCGAAGCGGGCCGCGCTCACGCCGCCGCCATGCTCGAAGCGGGCGCGGCGATCATCGACATCGGCGGAGAAAGCACCCGTCCCGGCGCCGCAGCGACGTTCGAGGACGAAGAAATCCGCCGGATCGTCCCAGCCGTCGAATACTGCGCCAGCATGGGCGCCGCGATCAGCCTCGATACCCGCCGCGCAGGCGTGCTTGCTGCCGGGCTCGCGGCAGGCGCGCATATGGCGAACGATGTTTCGGCGCTGCGCTACGACCCGCGCAGCATCGAAGTGGTCGCCAGCGCTGCTTGCCCGGTCATTCTGATGCACGCGCCTGGAGCGGGTGAGGACCTCCACGCTGGCGGCACCTATGTCGACGTGGTCAGCGAGGTGCTCGACTTCCTCAAATCCGCCCGCGCCCGCGCCATTGCCGCCGGTATCGCCGAGGATCGCATCATCCTCGACCCCGGCATCGGCTTCGGCAAGTCGCTGGCCGAGAACCTCGCCCTGCTGAACGCCTTGCCGCTGTTCCACGCGCTCGGCAGCCCGCTGATGCTGGGGGCGAGCCGCAAGCGGATGATTGGCGCGCTGTCGGTGGAGGAAAGTGCAGACCAGCGCCTCGCCGGATCAATCGCCTTGGCGGTGAAGGGCATGGAAGCCGGCGTTCACCTGCTGCGCGTCCATGACGTTGCCGAGACCGTGCAGGCTCGCAATGTGTGGCGCGGGCTGCGGGATGCGGCGCTGACCGATTTCAGCGCGCTGCCGATGATGTAA
- a CDS encoding site-specific DNA-methyltransferase, translating into MRSLPTNSVDLVFADPPYNLQLGGDLNRPDGSHVDAVTDHWDQFASIAVYDTFTREWLTEARRVLKPDGGLWVIGSYHNIFRVGSILQDLGFWILNDIVWRKTNPMPNFRGTRFTNAHETLIWASMGEKARYHFNYRAMKTLNDELQMRSDWVMPICAGGERLKENGKKAHPTQKPEALLYRVLLATTEKGDVVLDPFFGTGTTGAVAKRLGREWIGCEREDFYREVAMKRIEKELPLDESALTTMQSARSAPKVAFGAVVEAGLIPPGTQVFDKKRRWIATVRTDGSLECGGKTGSIHGLGKDLQGAPSCNGWSFWHYETGGDVQPIDAARQLYLLAAED; encoded by the coding sequence ATGCGCTCGCTGCCGACCAACAGCGTCGATCTCGTCTTCGCCGATCCGCCCTATAACCTCCAGCTGGGCGGCGATCTCAACCGGCCCGATGGCAGCCATGTTGATGCGGTGACGGACCACTGGGACCAGTTCGCCAGCATTGCGGTGTACGACACATTCACCCGCGAATGGTTGACCGAGGCGCGGCGCGTGCTGAAGCCCGATGGCGGCTTGTGGGTGATCGGCAGCTACCACAACATCTTCCGCGTCGGCAGCATCCTCCAGGATCTGGGGTTCTGGATCCTGAACGACATCGTCTGGCGCAAGACCAACCCGATGCCCAATTTCCGCGGCACCCGCTTCACCAACGCGCATGAAACGCTGATCTGGGCGAGCATGGGCGAAAAGGCGCGCTACCATTTCAATTACCGCGCGATGAAGACCTTGAATGACGAGCTTCAGATGCGCTCTGACTGGGTGATGCCGATCTGTGCGGGCGGCGAGCGGCTCAAGGAAAATGGCAAGAAAGCCCATCCGACCCAGAAGCCCGAAGCGCTGCTCTACCGCGTGCTGCTCGCCACGACCGAGAAGGGCGACGTGGTGCTCGATCCCTTCTTCGGCACCGGCACCACCGGCGCGGTTGCCAAGCGGTTGGGCCGCGAGTGGATCGGCTGCGAGCGGGAGGACTTCTACCGCGAGGTCGCGATGAAGCGGATCGAAAAGGAACTGCCGCTGGATGAAAGCGCGCTTACCACGATGCAATCTGCGCGCTCGGCGCCCAAGGTGGCGTTCGGCGCGGTGGTCGAGGCGGGGCTGATCCCGCCCGGCACGCAGGTGTTTGACAAGAAGCGCCGCTGGATCGCGACAGTGCGCACCGATGGCTCGCTGGAATGCGGGGGCAAGACCGGCTCGATCCACGGGCTGGGCAAAGACCTGCAAGGTGCGCCGAGCTGCAATGGCTGGTCGTTCTGGCATTATGAAACCGGCGGCGATGTGCAGCCGATCGATGCGGCGCGACAGCTCTATTTGCTGGCGGCGGAGGATTGA
- a CDS encoding ribonuclease HII has translation MLGVTPGFRHAGKAIVIGVDEAGRGPLAGPVVAAAVVLGHAIPAGLDDSKRLSAKRRAVLDTAIRASCGWAVAVVEPEEIDRVNIFMATMLAMTRAVGSLVAALDVDPGMVLIDGNMTPHGRCADWCWPARAIVGGDGIEPCISAASIIAKEWRDRMMLEAAAAHPHYGWERNKGYGTAEHMEALRVHGATPLHRRSFAPVAQLSLI, from the coding sequence ATGTTAGGGGTCACTCCGGGTTTCAGGCACGCAGGCAAGGCGATCGTCATTGGCGTTGACGAGGCTGGCCGCGGACCGCTGGCCGGGCCGGTGGTGGCCGCGGCGGTGGTTCTGGGGCACGCGATACCTGCGGGGCTCGATGATTCCAAGCGCCTTTCGGCAAAGCGCCGCGCGGTGCTCGACACCGCGATCCGGGCGAGCTGCGGCTGGGCGGTGGCGGTGGTCGAGCCCGAGGAGATCGACCGGGTCAACATCTTCATGGCGACCATGCTGGCGATGACCCGTGCGGTTGGCAGCCTTGTCGCCGCTTTGGACGTCGACCCGGGCATGGTGCTGATCGATGGCAACATGACGCCCCACGGCCGCTGTGCCGACTGGTGCTGGCCCGCCCGCGCCATCGTCGGCGGAGACGGGATCGAACCCTGCATCTCCGCCGCCTCGATCATCGCCAAGGAATGGCGCGACCGGATGATGCTGGAAGCCGCCGCCGCGCACCCGCACTATGGGTGGGAGCGCAACAAGGGCTACGGCACGGCAGAGCACATGGAAGCGCTGCGGGTCCACGGCGCGACCCCGCTGCACCGCCGCAGCTTCGCGCCGGTGGCGCAGTTGTCGTTGATTTGA
- a CDS encoding PQQ-dependent sugar dehydrogenase, whose product MIRSARLFAALSVSTLALASCANAESGETAPPAAASATPFAVTEVATFEEPWAIAFAPGTATLFVTEKAGTLKFIDTASGQIGTVSGVPTVDYGGQGGLGDVAFLPAEASDSLGNRTIYLSWAEAGEADTRGAVVGKGTLVCSAATTCAIEGLSVIWRQTPKVTGRGHYSHRLAVSPDGKYLFVASGERQKMQPAQDTGVTLGKIVRLNLDGTPAAGNPMADKGGVTAEIWSYGHRNILGMDWDAQGRLWEVEHGPAGGDELNLVKPAANYGWPIRSNGEHYNGDPIPDHAADDGFAQPATSWNPVIAPGDMLIYTGDMFAAWKGHALMAGLASQAIVDVAIEGEAAREVTRHEFDARLRSIAQGPDGALWVAQDGKGAKLLKLTAR is encoded by the coding sequence ATGATCCGTTCTGCCCGTTTGTTCGCTGCTCTTTCCGTCTCCACGCTGGCGCTGGCAAGCTGCGCGAATGCCGAAAGTGGGGAAACCGCCCCGCCCGCCGCCGCTTCGGCCACGCCGTTTGCGGTCACTGAGGTCGCCACCTTCGAAGAACCCTGGGCGATTGCCTTTGCACCCGGCACCGCGACGCTGTTCGTGACCGAAAAGGCCGGGACCCTGAAGTTCATCGACACCGCGAGCGGCCAGATCGGCACGGTCAGCGGCGTTCCGACCGTCGATTACGGCGGTCAGGGCGGCTTGGGCGATGTCGCATTCCTGCCAGCCGAGGCTTCGGACAGCCTGGGCAATCGCACGATCTATCTGAGCTGGGCCGAAGCAGGCGAAGCTGACACCCGCGGCGCTGTCGTGGGCAAGGGAACGCTGGTCTGCTCCGCCGCAACCACCTGCGCCATCGAAGGCCTTTCCGTGATCTGGCGGCAGACGCCCAAGGTCACCGGCCGCGGGCATTATTCCCACCGCCTTGCCGTGTCGCCCGATGGCAAATACCTGTTTGTCGCCAGCGGTGAACGCCAGAAGATGCAGCCTGCGCAGGACACCGGCGTGACGCTGGGCAAGATCGTGCGCCTCAACCTTGATGGCACGCCTGCGGCTGGCAATCCGATGGCCGACAAGGGCGGCGTGACGGCGGAAATCTGGTCTTACGGCCACCGCAATATTCTTGGCATGGATTGGGATGCACAGGGCCGGTTGTGGGAAGTCGAGCATGGCCCGGCGGGCGGTGACGAGCTGAACCTGGTGAAGCCTGCCGCCAATTACGGCTGGCCGATCCGCTCCAACGGCGAACATTACAACGGCGACCCGATCCCCGATCACGCCGCCGATGATGGCTTCGCCCAGCCCGCGACCAGCTGGAACCCGGTGATCGCGCCGGGTGATATGCTGATCTACACCGGCGATATGTTCGCCGCTTGGAAGGGCCATGCGCTGATGGCGGGCCTCGCCTCGCAGGCCATCGTCGATGTCGCGATTGAGGGCGAAGCCGCCCGCGAAGTCACCCGCCATGAATTCGACGCGCGCCTTCGCTCGATCGCGCAAGGGCCGGACGGCGCGCTGTGGGTGGCGCAGGATGGTAAGGGCGCCAAGCTGCTGAAGCTCACCGCGCGCTGA
- a CDS encoding N-acetyltransferase produces the protein MASTTATLIPLEAVDPAMIEEVLDRAFGPDRHARTAYRIREGMAWLPGLSLAALDENDMLVATIQCWPIGLQTKQGQVPLVMVGPVAVVPERQGEGFGVGLMSAMIAEDARLAAQGGRALPQVLIGDAEYYGRWGFSAALTGGWRCPGPYEQHRLLARGHGLAAMPAEGMLGPWEG, from the coding sequence ATGGCTTCGACCACTGCCACGCTGATCCCGCTTGAGGCGGTCGATCCCGCCATGATCGAGGAGGTGCTGGACCGCGCCTTCGGGCCGGATCGCCATGCGCGCACCGCTTACCGCATCCGCGAAGGGATGGCATGGCTGCCCGGCCTCAGCCTCGCCGCGCTGGACGAGAATGACATGCTGGTCGCCACCATCCAGTGCTGGCCAATCGGCTTGCAGACCAAGCAGGGTCAGGTGCCACTGGTGATGGTCGGCCCGGTCGCCGTGGTGCCCGAACGGCAGGGTGAAGGCTTCGGCGTGGGCCTGATGAGCGCCATGATCGCCGAGGATGCGCGGCTGGCGGCCCAAGGCGGACGCGCGCTTCCGCAAGTGCTGATCGGGGACGCGGAATACTACGGGCGCTGGGGCTTTTCCGCCGCGCTGACGGGTGGTTGGCGCTGCCCCGGCCCCTATGAACAGCACCGCCTGCTGGCGCGCGGCCACGGCCTTGCCGCCATGCCCGCCGAAGGGATGCTGGGGCCATGGGAGGGGTAA
- a CDS encoding DUF1285 domain-containing protein — protein sequence MPYEPPPYLASLTLAEIAALVADRKLPPVEGWAPKVIGESHMVIAADGTWFHEGGVIRREAMVRAFAGLLTRDAEGHHWLVTPFEKLAIEVEDAAFIATDCVRADGALAFRLNTDDIVIAGPDHPLRAAGTSEEPALYLHVRRGCEARLNRSTWAQLAEIALAEGAQDNGWQVTSQGATFSLLP from the coding sequence ATGCCCTACGAACCGCCTCCCTATCTCGCCAGCCTGACGCTGGCTGAAATCGCCGCGCTGGTCGCGGACCGCAAGCTGCCGCCGGTCGAAGGCTGGGCGCCGAAGGTCATCGGCGAAAGCCATATGGTGATCGCGGCTGACGGCACTTGGTTTCACGAGGGCGGCGTGATCCGGCGCGAGGCGATGGTGCGGGCCTTTGCGGGCCTGCTGACCCGCGATGCGGAGGGGCACCACTGGCTCGTCACCCCGTTCGAGAAGCTCGCCATCGAGGTCGAGGATGCCGCCTTCATCGCGACCGACTGCGTACGGGCGGACGGCGCGCTGGCGTTCCGGCTCAACACTGATGACATCGTGATCGCCGGGCCGGATCATCCCTTGCGCGCAGCCGGGACTTCGGAGGAGCCCGCGCTCTATCTCCACGTCCGGCGCGGGTGCGAGGCGCGCCTCAACCGCTCGACCTGGGCGCAGCTGGCCGAGATCGCATTGGCCGAAGGCGCGCAGGACAATGGCTGGCAGGTCACCAGCCAGGGCGCGACCTTCTCCTTGCTGCCATGA
- a CDS encoding CoA pyrophosphatase — MSLYEPLAQAFAAGHAREIPDLLSDAHFARDGRATPAAVLIAITDVPHDPQVILTQRPRAMRDHPGQVAFPGGKIDPGEDAITAALREAEEELSLPREAVRVIGTSDIYHTGTGFLVTPVIGVVPPGLPLVPSPTEVEAWFEAPLAMLLDPASWTTNEVFWRGANRRYLELDWQGFRIWGVTAAIIANLSRRITLEAVRDAA, encoded by the coding sequence ATGAGCCTTTACGAGCCGCTCGCTCAGGCCTTTGCGGCAGGCCATGCGCGCGAGATCCCCGATCTCCTGAGCGATGCGCATTTCGCCCGCGATGGCCGCGCCACGCCCGCTGCTGTGCTGATCGCGATCACCGATGTGCCGCATGATCCGCAAGTGATCCTCACCCAGCGCCCGCGCGCGATGCGCGACCATCCGGGGCAGGTCGCCTTTCCCGGCGGCAAGATCGATCCGGGCGAGGACGCCATCACCGCCGCCCTGCGCGAGGCCGAGGAGGAGCTTTCCCTCCCACGGGAGGCCGTGCGGGTAATCGGCACCAGCGACATCTACCACACCGGCACTGGCTTTCTGGTGACGCCGGTGATCGGCGTAGTGCCGCCGGGCCTACCGCTCGTCCCAAGCCCGACCGAGGTCGAAGCGTGGTTTGAAGCGCCGCTCGCGATGCTGCTCGATCCGGCCAGCTGGACCACCAACGAGGTGTTCTGGCGCGGGGCGAACCGGCGCTATCTTGAGCTCGACTGGCAGGGTTTCCGCATCTGGGGCGTGACGGCGGCAATCATCGCCAACTTGTCACGGCGGATCACGCTGGAGGCTGTGCGCGATGCTGCGTGA
- a CDS encoding CCA tRNA nucleotidyltransferase encodes MLRDLAEAEWTRRAGLAALTAALGAENIRWVGGAVRDGLLGVPVHDVDCATTLLPEEVIAACKGAGLRTVPTGIDHGTVTVILKDGPVEVTTLRRDVATDGRRATIAFAQDWPEDAARRDFTINALYAHPETLKIDDWFGGLDDLGEGRVRFIGDARQRIAEDHLRILRYYRFQTRFGAALDETAEDACADLAHTLKGLSRERIAAELLNLLALPDPHATIARMKARGVLGVILPEACAAQLAALARLIAAEAVQGIASDPVRRLAALLPPSPEIAETVAARLRLSKAQRSRLVSAAERGASDGADPQALAYRLSLPLAIDRLLLTGNDARVFEGWTVPVFPLKGGAIVARGITAGPEVAKLLQKIEARWVAEGFPSTDRVNQMLAEELGTSAFRFD; translated from the coding sequence ATGCTGCGTGACCTGGCCGAAGCCGAGTGGACCCGTCGCGCGGGGCTGGCCGCGCTGACCGCAGCGCTGGGGGCCGAGAATATCCGCTGGGTCGGCGGCGCAGTGCGCGACGGCTTGCTTGGCGTTCCCGTCCACGATGTCGATTGCGCCACCACGTTGCTGCCCGAAGAGGTAATCGCCGCCTGCAAGGGCGCAGGGCTGCGCACCGTGCCGACCGGGATCGATCACGGGACTGTCACCGTGATCCTCAAGGACGGCCCCGTCGAAGTCACCACCCTGCGCCGCGATGTCGCCACCGATGGGAGGCGGGCCACCATCGCCTTCGCGCAGGACTGGCCCGAGGATGCCGCGCGGCGCGATTTCACCATCAACGCGCTCTACGCCCATCCCGAAACACTCAAGATCGACGACTGGTTCGGCGGGCTCGACGATCTGGGCGAGGGCCGCGTGCGCTTCATCGGCGATGCGCGCCAACGGATCGCCGAGGATCACCTGCGCATCCTGCGCTACTACCGCTTCCAGACCCGTTTCGGCGCCGCGCTGGACGAGACGGCCGAAGATGCCTGCGCCGACCTTGCCCACACGCTGAAGGGCCTGAGCCGGGAGCGGATCGCGGCGGAGCTCCTGAATCTCCTGGCCCTGCCCGATCCGCACGCCACCATCGCTCGGATGAAGGCGCGAGGCGTGCTAGGCGTGATCCTGCCTGAGGCCTGCGCCGCGCAGCTTGCCGCCCTCGCTCGCCTGATCGCTGCTGAAGCTGTGCAGGGCATCGCGTCCGATCCGGTGCGCAGGCTCGCCGCCTTGCTGCCGCCCTCACCCGAGATTGCCGAGACCGTCGCCGCGCGCCTGCGCCTCTCCAAAGCCCAACGCTCTCGGCTGGTCAGCGCCGCCGAACGCGGGGCGAGCGATGGGGCCGACCCGCAGGCGCTCGCCTATCGCCTGAGCCTGCCGCTGGCGATCGACCGGCTGCTCCTGACCGGCAACGACGCCCGGGTGTTCGAAGGTTGGACGGTGCCGGTCTTCCCGCTCAAAGGCGGCGCCATTGTCGCGCGCGGGATCACCGCCGGGCCGGAGGTCGCAAAGCTGCTCCAGAAAATCGAAGCCCGCTGGGTGGCCGAGGGCTTTCCTTCGACCGACCGGGTGAACCAGATGCTGGCCGAGGAACTGGGGACCAGCGCTTTCCGATTTGATTAG